The following are encoded in a window of Thunnus albacares chromosome 17, fThuAlb1.1, whole genome shotgun sequence genomic DNA:
- the LOC122967753 gene encoding hemoglobin embryonic subunit alpha, whose product MTSLTAKDKSAVKAFWAKIAPKADDIGADALSRMLVVYPQTKTYFSHWKDLSPGSAPVKKHGKTVMAGVADAVTKIDDLTAGLLTLSELHAFTLRVDPANFKIISHNILVVLAIMFPADFTPEVHVAMDKFLAALALALSEKYR is encoded by the exons ATGACCAGTCTCACTGCTAAGGACAAAAGCGCTGTCAAGGCCTTCTGGGCTAAAATTGCCCCCAAGGCTGATGACATCGGCGCGGATGCGCTGTCCAG GATGCTGGTCGTGTACCCGCAGACCAAGACTTACTTCTCCCACTGGAAGGACTTGAGCCCCGGCTCTGCCCCCGTGAAGAAGCACGGAAAAACTGTGATGGCTGGAGTCGCTGATGCTGTGACCAAGATCGACGACCTGACTGCCGGTCTTCTCACCCTCAGTGAGCTGCATGCTTTCACTCTGCGAGTGGACCCTGCCAACTTCAAG ATCATCTCCCACAACATCCTTGTGGTCCTGGCCATCATGTTCCCCGCTGACTTCACCCCTGAGGTCCATGTGGCTATGGACAAGTTCCTGGCTGCTCTGGCTCTGGCCCTGTCTGAGAAATACAGATAA